Proteins from a single region of Chryseomicrobium sp. FSL W7-1435:
- a CDS encoding asparaginase, with translation MKKLLLLHTGGTISMHAVEKSAAVMTSAINPLSAELDKLSSLANIDEVEVFNLPSPHVTPSHMMQLKEVIELKLSTTSYDGIVITHGTDTLEETAYFLDLTLNLSIPIVLTGAMRSSNELGADGVYNLLTAARVALNKKARDKGVLVVLNDEIHTAEGVTKTHTSNVSTFQSPSYGQIGHVTKSIIHFHNQPLRTPYLPINKLTKRVALLKVYAGMEPELIQAISQAGYDGLVLEGLGQGNIPPALVPEIDQLASRHLPIVLVSRCFNGIALDVYGYSGGGRDLKNRGVHFAHGLNGQKARLALLAALHQPEPAAALVRFFQSAYLEE, from the coding sequence ATGAAAAAATTATTACTCTTACATACAGGTGGAACTATTTCCATGCATGCAGTTGAAAAGTCAGCGGCAGTCATGACTTCAGCGATAAATCCGCTGTCGGCTGAATTAGATAAATTATCTTCATTAGCAAATATTGACGAAGTTGAAGTGTTTAACCTACCTTCTCCTCACGTGACTCCAAGTCATATGATGCAGTTGAAAGAGGTTATTGAATTAAAACTTTCGACTACTAGCTATGATGGCATTGTCATCACTCATGGAACTGATACGCTTGAAGAGACTGCTTATTTTTTGGATTTAACACTCAACCTGTCTATTCCAATTGTCCTTACGGGGGCTATGCGATCTTCCAATGAACTTGGCGCTGATGGTGTTTATAATCTATTGACTGCTGCCCGTGTAGCCTTGAATAAGAAGGCGCGAGACAAAGGTGTGTTAGTTGTGTTAAACGATGAAATTCACACTGCTGAAGGGGTTACTAAGACGCACACTAGCAATGTCTCAACATTCCAATCGCCTTCTTACGGCCAGATTGGGCATGTCACGAAATCCATTATACATTTTCACAATCAGCCACTTCGAACTCCATATTTACCTATTAACAAGCTGACGAAACGAGTCGCGCTGTTAAAAGTATACGCCGGAATGGAACCTGAACTCATCCAAGCAATTTCTCAAGCCGGTTACGATGGGTTGGTGCTTGAGGGATTAGGCCAAGGTAATATCCCACCCGCTTTAGTACCCGAAATTGATCAATTAGCAAGTCGGCATCTGCCCATCGTTTTGGTATCCCGTTGCTTTAATGGTATTGCATTGGATGTTTATGGCTACTCAGGAGGCGGGCGCGATCTAAAAAATCGTGGCGTTCATTTTGCACATGGATTAAACGGGCAAAAAGCACGATTGGCATTACTGGCTGCTCTGCATCAACCAGAGCCTGCTGCTGCGCTGGTTCGTTTTTTCCAATCGGCGTATTTAGAAGAGTAA
- a CDS encoding YpdA family putative bacillithiol disulfide reductase, with amino-acid sequence MNYDVIIIGGGPCGLAAAIAVQEKGLNYLCLEKGNIVNAIYNYPTHQTFFSTSEKLGIGDVPFIVEQRKPKRNQALVYYREVVKRKNLRINTFETVASVAKVEDHFHVTTSKGSYTASSIVIATGYYDQPNLMNIPGEQLPHVYHYFKEGHPYFQQDVIVIGGKNSAIDAALELNKAGANVHVVYRGGSYSPSIKPWVLPEFEGAVKNGEITMHFSTEVVEITDRSVIVQSAGEQKEVSADFVFAMTGYQPNRQFLIDLGIDFDQETGKPFLDESTMETNVPGVYIAGVIAAGNNANEIFIENGRFHGELIAQHIAKKHTE; translated from the coding sequence ATGAACTACGATGTCATTATTATTGGAGGAGGCCCTTGTGGTCTTGCTGCAGCGATTGCCGTTCAAGAAAAAGGACTAAACTACTTGTGCCTCGAAAAAGGAAACATTGTCAATGCTATCTACAACTATCCTACCCATCAAACTTTTTTTAGCACTAGTGAAAAATTAGGTATTGGAGATGTTCCCTTCATTGTCGAACAGAGAAAGCCTAAGCGTAATCAAGCGCTTGTTTATTACCGCGAAGTTGTAAAACGAAAAAACCTGCGCATTAACACATTTGAGACTGTAGCGAGTGTAGCTAAGGTTGAAGATCACTTTCATGTGACAACATCAAAAGGTAGCTATACGGCAAGTTCTATTGTTATTGCAACGGGATATTATGACCAACCAAACCTAATGAACATTCCGGGAGAACAACTGCCTCATGTTTACCATTACTTTAAAGAAGGGCATCCCTACTTTCAACAGGATGTCATTGTAATTGGCGGAAAAAACTCTGCCATAGATGCTGCTCTTGAATTAAATAAAGCAGGGGCAAATGTGCATGTTGTTTACAGAGGCGGGAGCTATTCACCAAGTATCAAGCCATGGGTGCTTCCTGAGTTTGAAGGGGCAGTTAAAAATGGTGAAATCACGATGCATTTTTCAACTGAGGTGGTAGAGATTACAGACCGTTCGGTTATTGTGCAAAGTGCTGGCGAACAAAAAGAGGTATCTGCTGATTTTGTTTTTGCGATGACGGGTTATCAACCAAACCGTCAATTCTTGATTGACTTAGGAATTGATTTTGATCAAGAAACCGGCAAACCTTTCCTAGACGAATCTACGATGGAAACCAACGTTCCAGGTGTTTATATTGCAGGTGTTATTGCTGCTGGGAACAATGCAAATGAAATATTCATAGAAAATGGTCGCTTTCATGGAGAATTGATTGCGCAGCATATTGCAAAAAAGCACACTGAGTAG
- a CDS encoding metallophosphoesterase, whose translation MVSIVSQAAFSLLRYMATMAQEVHIEHHQIHSSKFEGTAKLLFISDIHRRTVPLKLLRKLATNYDAVLVGGDFTEDGVPLERTERNIKRLSTLGPLYYVFGNNDREVGENKLLNLLETNGVTILCNDSVRLSTVPVQIIGIDDVHTGKVDIDKAFETTDASMYTVFMTHSPAYFTKLATDKPVDLVVAGHHHGGQIRFLNWGLQPLGKLVKNQDRYELISNGFGTTTLPLRLGAQSELHSIKIVGKK comes from the coding sequence ATGGTATCAATCGTCAGCCAAGCAGCATTTAGCCTCTTACGTTATATGGCGACAATGGCTCAAGAGGTTCACATAGAACATCACCAAATTCATTCATCTAAATTCGAAGGAACAGCTAAACTGTTATTTATCTCAGACATCCATAGAAGAACTGTTCCACTGAAATTGTTGCGAAAGTTAGCAACTAATTATGACGCTGTCTTAGTAGGTGGAGATTTCACAGAAGATGGTGTGCCACTTGAACGAACAGAACGTAACATTAAACGCCTTTCTACACTAGGACCTCTTTATTATGTGTTTGGTAATAATGATAGAGAAGTCGGGGAAAATAAGCTTTTAAACCTTTTAGAAACTAATGGAGTAACTATTCTTTGTAACGACTCTGTTCGACTTTCGACAGTTCCCGTACAAATAATTGGGATTGATGATGTGCATACTGGTAAAGTAGATATTGATAAAGCTTTCGAAACGACAGATGCCTCTATGTATACAGTTTTTATGACACATTCTCCCGCATATTTTACTAAATTGGCTACTGACAAACCTGTGGATCTAGTCGTCGCTGGTCACCACCACGGCGGTCAAATTCGATTCTTAAATTGGGGACTTCAACCACTGGGGAAATTAGTGAAAAACCAAGATCGTTACGAGCTTATTTCAAACGGTTTCGGAACGACCACATTGCCTTTGCGGTTAGGTGCCCAAAGTGAATTACACAGCATTAAGATTGTAGGAAAGAAGTGA
- a CDS encoding LysM peptidoglycan-binding domain-containing protein: protein MANNDYQKRLDEHRKPIEDSGTATRRARHQKKIKKKPTGRPRNWFLPTLFTIGIILPILLFVYAYFFYDPLANDLPTNQQVVQLDIQPVTTPESEEEEEQQEPEEQPATEPEEPEVVEEEPVEDPEPVEQQPETQQPEEQEPEPTPEPSTRTHTVQTGETLYRIAMNYYNDPSAVDRIKQANNLGSNEISVGQQLVLP, encoded by the coding sequence ATGGCAAACAATGACTATCAGAAGCGTTTAGATGAACATCGCAAGCCAATTGAAGACTCAGGTACTGCTACACGACGAGCGCGCCACCAGAAGAAAATTAAAAAGAAACCTACTGGTAGGCCTAGAAATTGGTTTTTGCCAACATTATTCACTATAGGAATCATTTTACCGATTCTTCTATTTGTCTATGCCTATTTCTTTTATGATCCTTTAGCCAATGACCTACCAACCAATCAACAAGTAGTCCAATTGGACATTCAACCTGTTACAACTCCAGAGAGTGAAGAGGAAGAAGAGCAACAAGAACCAGAAGAACAACCGGCAACCGAACCTGAAGAGCCAGAAGTAGTAGAAGAAGAACCTGTAGAAGATCCAGAACCAGTTGAACAACAGCCGGAAACGCAACAACCTGAGGAGCAAGAACCAGAACCAACTCCAGAGCCATCAACACGTACACATACAGTCCAAACTGGCGAGACATTATATCGTATAGCCATGAATTATTATAATGACCCAAGTGCAGTGGACCGAATTAAACAGGCTAACAACCTAGGATCCAATGAAATTAGTGTGGGTCAACAACTCGTACTACCTTAG